One Triticum dicoccoides isolate Atlit2015 ecotype Zavitan chromosome 4B, WEW_v2.0, whole genome shotgun sequence genomic window carries:
- the LOC119294529 gene encoding uncharacterized protein LOC119294529, with protein sequence MADYGYPDGGGEEEDMQWPPAPPAYGYPDDDGGGERPPFVLIDPRAYFADRKNATTAVIDMEAGAPNLRGRLQVTFCAVAPPLVSYFCVHATHMDHTEFLVAPSILATETDGGLALLRVATVDPVYPPDHVRPENCQYFVYDALARKLHQLPQPGFQHRLSEPSLAIMRKPNKSSQNTSKHVSLRPHVHGEAEAEADFVVAAQSYIFWGKESPHICIYDSAIKTWSNKPVVMGSSYPEHHLPSKTLTIRGSNGTVAWVDLWYNIVFCDVLAKCPKLRYLKLPTEPGDGGIDPRSLRDIAVFGNTIKYVAILHHPNTSRWVATAWSIKKGRRSWPKEWHMECELDSTHIKVDAAGRVATFPTLSSLFVGLPTLSLQNDAIVYFLAKIDFGPRQRTAWVLAVDMKNETAEQVVEFPAERTYCVAEGYDASRISAYLQPAPGTQQMPK encoded by the exons ATGGCAGATTACGGCTATcccgacggcggcggcgaagaggaGGACATGCAGTGGCCACCGGCTCCTCCCGCCTACGGCTAccccgacgacgacggcggcggcgagcggccgcCCTTCGTCCTCATCGATCCACGCGCCTACTTCGCcgaccgcaagaacgccaccaccgCCGTCATCGATATGGAGGCCGGGGCCCCCAATCTCAGGGGCCGACTCCAGGTCACCTTCTGCGCCGTCGCCCCGCCGCTCGTTTCCTACTTCTGCGTCCACGCCACCCACATGGACCACACCGAGTTCCTCGTCGCGCCCTCCATCCTGGCCACCGAGACCGACGGCGGCCTCGCCCTCCTACGCGTCGCCACCGTCGACCCCGTCTATCCGCCCGATCACGTGCGTCCCGAAAATTGCCAATACTTCGTCTACGACGCCCTCGCCCGCAAACTTCACCAACTCCCGCAACCCGGCTTCCAACACCGACTCAGCGAGCCCTCGCTCGCCATCATGCGCAAGCCCAACAAAAGCTCCCAAAACACCAGCAAGCACGTCAGCCTACGCCcccatgtacatggagaggccgaggcCGAGGCCGACTTCGTCGTTGCCGCACAATCCTACATTTTCTGGGGTAAAGAATCTCCTCACATCTGCATCTATGACTCTGCTATCAAGACCTGGAGCAACAAGCCGGTGGTGATGGGTTCATCATATCCAGAACAccacctcccaagcaagacactcacCATCAGAGGAAGCAATGGCACCGTGGCTTGGGTGGATCTCTGGTACAACATCGTCTTCTGTGACGTTCTCGCCAAATGCCCCAAGCTTCGCTACCTGAAGCTGCCGACCGAACCCGGCGATGGGGGTATCGATCCAAGGTCTCTTCGCGACATTGCGGTCTTTGGCAACACCATCAAGTATGTCGCGATCCTGCATCACCCCAACACAAGTCGTTGGGTAGCCACAGCATGGAGCATCAAGAAGGGCCGTCGGTCCTGGCCCAAGGAATGGCACATGGAATGCGAGCTCGATTCCACCCATATAAAGGTTGATGCGGCTGGTAGAGTCGCTACCTTCCCAACCTTGTCGTCTCTTTTCGTTGGCCTCCCCACACTCAGCCTGCAGAATGATGCCATTGTTTACTTCCTCGCCAAGATTGACTTCGGCCCAAGGCAACGCACAGCGTGGGTGCTTGCTGTTGACATGAAGAACGAGACTGCTGAGCAAGTGGTGGAGTTCCCTGCTGAGAGGACTTATTGTGTAGCCGAGGGCTACGACGCAAGTAGGATCTCTGCATATCTCCAACCCGCGCCAG GTACACAGCAAATGCCTAAATGA